The following nucleotide sequence is from Solea senegalensis isolate Sse05_10M linkage group LG19, IFAPA_SoseM_1, whole genome shotgun sequence.
TCTCTGTCTCCGCACTGCAGCTTGTACAGTAACCTAAGCCACTGCACGGAGAAGAATTCAGACTGTCTCTTGATCCCGTGGCCCAACCAGCTGGTGAAGGAGACCTTTGTGGACATTCATTACAGGTTCTTCAAGGACTGTCCCTCAGAGGAGCTAAGCGACCCGCCGCCAGTCATCGTCTTTGCCCTGGTGATCACGCCCATCTGCCTGATCCCAGCCATGGTCGTCCTCGTGGTGCTCAAGACTAAGAACGGGGACGGCAGCTCTTGATATTCCTGAAATCTAAACTCAAAGTCACAAGggaaaacaaccttttttttggaCCGATGCGCTCCCTTTTCCTCCCAACCTGCTGCTCTCATCACCAGGGAAGTTGTAGAGCAGCGACTTCAGCAAGTTCACTTGAGCAgacaaaagcaacagaaaaaaaactaatcactaatcagacaaacagacagctCTCATTTTGAGTTAATGTCATACTCTGTGGCTTCACAGTAATTGTTCAATGACAAACTCCCGGGTGTTATtgatgtactgtactgtgtctcattaacactttttaaaagaagacttttTGACAATAGCTTTGTTTTCAACTGCCCGACTGGGAATCCGAACACTGATGGTGTTGGTTACATCCAAACTGGATGCACATGTTCGgaaaacaacttcatttaaaatggaGAACTTAATATTCAGGTTTGAGTTGACAAGGGCTACAGAGCTTGCAAAAGGAAGAGTAAAATTGTGTGTTGCCACTCCTTCATTATGTTGGACACCATGTCATTTCgttgttaaaggtccagtgtgtaagctTGTGACAAATGGAGGACTTTGCTGTTTCCCAAGCGCATTtgagaactacggtggccttcacatgtACCAGAAGGGATGCCGTTCTTCTCCGTTTGCGTTGTAAGCATCCgtgtcaaaatgtgaaaaactggTTTTTGTCTGTACAGGCTGCTGTaatgcaatttttttaaatattctttttaagcaattatacacttaaacaaacatacttatgtgtCGTATAATgaatttttttgtcaacaagtcctcctaaatattacacaccggacctttaaAAGACCTTGTGAACTTTACTGTTTCGACAATGTGCTGTACAATCTATTCAGTTCAGTCTGAAGTGGATTCAGGTATGTGTTTGGCGGGTCAATAGTGGCCTTATgcgtggatgtggatgtggataTTACAGTATGTGAGTCATAGCATATGGAAGGTTAGGgggttcagaggtcacagatGGGACAAAATGAATGGGTATACGCCCAGACACAGAGGGGGGTgctgaatcttttttttctgctattGTCTATTTTCTAACAGCCCTTTCCTATGTTCAAACAACGACTCATTATCATATAATGATGAGCTAAATAATATAAAGTTCACCCAACATAATACTTGTTCATGTCAGACAAATGACATTATATACATCTGTGTATCAAAGTGAGGAACACTGTGCGATGACAGAAAAGATAAACACACGTTATCTTTTGACCATGATCTTGATACTGTGGATGTGTATTGTTATGACGATATAGCCATTGAAAAGCCatagaaaatgtgtatttatatactgtgttaGTTTCAGGACTCACTGTACTGGCTGAGAGAGTGTTCTCACACCATGTACGATATGTATTTTCTTATGTtttatacaattaaataaatgacagacaCAATCTTTAAATGCCTTTTGCTTTGATTAATCTTGAATTTAGATTGGACAAACTTCTTCGTTTCAGCTCAACAGAGGTGGGGCAGGAACCATTCTCACAAAAATGCCCTTTCACctttgtcagtgtttgattaAACGCTCCTTTTCCCCCGCCGAGTGAAGTGCACATGGCATTGCTCTGTGCTTCAGGTAGTGTTACACTGTATCCTCGGCCACAAACAACCCCGCCGTGCAGTTGCTATGCAAGTGCATAGCATAGTGGACTGCACAGTCTCCACAGACGTACAGTGATGGAAGCAGTGACAGCAGACGTGTATCACACCCTCATCTGGCACACACAGCTCTGTTGGGTGGGCCCGTGTTTGCGTGTATATCTTCTTCCCTGGATGTCTGGCCATTTCCTCCCCTTCCTGATCTCATCCAACTCGTTACTGCTCACAGCCTTGGGCCAGAAACATTCTCTGATGGCTATGTGAAATAAGTGATTGTGAAAACTATATCAATCACATTCTAGTCGGTTACACGGCATCACTTGTTACACAAAACCATATGTGTGCACATTGAGTGTAAGTCAAACATGCATGGTGCAGCAAAGGTTTCAGACAATACAGTATAGTACTTTAAGTCAAGGGAccctgccctctagtggctgaGTGTAAAACAGTAGGAGTCAGCTTTATGAATCAACAGTAAAACCGCACCAttaacaaatttcatttcatttcatcaaggcttgtgtgtgtgtataatgacaACATTTGACACATATTTTAATCTCCTGTGGAACTTTAAATGTTTGCTACAACATGCTTAACATATTCATTCTTATACATACAGGTTCCAGTTTGAGATAGCcatccattttatttactttatccTCTTTTATCCACTTGAGGGTTGAGGGGGGAGCTGGAATCAACCAGGGGTTTTGACAACTTCTAAAATTGcaaatgtgtatatttgtgtaaatatttgCAATTTAATTAAAGACATCTGTAATGACAAACATTTGTCCTTGGTATAGAACGTGTTTGGGAGAGAGAATACACTGCTTGGACCCAAACTCACGAGACAGGAGGCACGATGAAAGATTCAAGTCTTCATTGTCCTCTTGatcagacaaacaaaatcaaaaacaagacaaaacttgGCAAAAGGCGACACAGACTTGGACTCTGACATGTTCTCTGCAAGAATAAACGACGCactggcagagagacagagggactggggacactatatagggaagagggaatcaagggcaggtgcgagtgattacttaacgatcaccaggtgaagtgcatgaggcaaatggggagatgtgtcaagacGACTGAAGAGACCacgcgacaggaagacatgaacgtttaccaaaataaaaggggaagtgaaaatcaaacccacaccaaaagtgacatgaacttaacgtgactttaaacctaaactaacacaactgaactaagcaagacaaaaacactaagAGATTTGACGCTTCGTGACagaacgtctttgtgaatatccctaatgtttgtttttgaccaGGCAGAATGAAGTTACAGAATAGCTAAGGAATGTTAAAGAGGACatagtgccaattaacgctgtgtttttgtgtgtatctgtgtcattaactcgtttatgaagccctaaaagtccataacaatcagttcagacACTGCTGAGAGCGTatggtttgattgttttcctgagctctacgaagcggaacggcacttccattgactagttacgtcactggcgaatttcaccactcctctaaacaaCAGCGCTTCCTAGtttagtccgggcacatccggtgacgtactttcaacctgagctccgtacaaccgatccgctcagcagctacaacgagagcagttcttcttcttcttctacggttgaaagtaacaatataaagcaggacacagcaccaaacttcaggtaaaggaaggagcagtgccaacaatacgtatattacaatttttacaaaccgtaaaactgtctttgtgtgcttgttttttcgtttagcattagcgatagccggctacaggctaagctacaggctaagctacacgctatGCTCGtgtacatttgcatgtgtgtttatcatctctgTAACCGCAACATTATCCAAGCTTAAGGGATGCGTAAGGGATTACAGCATTACTCCTCATTACTCATtactttccagagggggagctgcaggtctgagagctgacgtgccaattacgtcacttccaggtaactggccaatcacaagacagtgggaaagctcttgttggctggccaatcacaagacagtccgtgttctgtggatgtggttttggtctgtaacagcgcggctgacgagcgcgtcagtgatgagacatttacgttggctcgtttgtagcgactaggatgtttttgacaataaaaacaacttcatgtttgtaagtacacctccatacctcacatataagtgagagaggaccatgctatggccgctttaaaacttcttcttcttctatggggtTTCATGGCATCCATGATGTTGCGTTAGTCAGAACCTCCTACTCTACTCAGACTGTCATTTCTTTATTCCTTCTTTAATGACAGTTCACAtgcatttaatgttttcttATACAGCTAACATTAAGGGTTAGCTCGAAGTTCCCAATCACATTTTGAAGTCTGAAATTACAGTTGGGAATTCCTCAACACAGATCAAGGTTGCCCTTCATTCCCATACTTATTAAACATCTGTATTTAATgttacattaaatgaaaattCCACAGGTGCGCATCACTACACAACATGAAAGAGAAGAGTTCTGGAGAGACTCTTTGATCTTCCGCCGACATCATCTCTTTGCCTCCACggagcaagaaagaaagaactgtGAAAGGCCGAATTACACCTCTTTGTGTACAGCCTGCCATAAATTACTAAGACTGAGataagaataaaaatgactAAGAGTGGAACAGATTGTCTCGCTTTAAACAATCCCAGGATGTTTGAGGACTCCTTCCAAAGCGGATCTCTGTCGATCCTGTACAGCGTCGGGAACAAACCCCTGCAGGGCTGGGACACGAAAGTGAAAATTGGTCACATTAAGAGAATCACAGACGAAGACATTGACTCGTCAGTGTTGGAGCTTGCAGGTACCAACATCAACACCACCTTCATCACATGTCCGGCGGATCCCCACATGACACTGGGCATCAGACTTCCATTCATGGTGATGATCATCAAAAACCTCAAGAAGCATTTCTCTTTTGAGGTCCTGGCGGCGGACGACAAGAACGTTTGCAGACGTTTTCGGGCGAGCACTTATGTGAGCACGACAAAACTGAACCCGTACAACTGCACCATGCCCCTGCGCCTGACCGACGGCTGGAACTACATTCAGTTCAACCTGGCGGACTTCATCGAGAAACTCTATGGCACGCAATACGTTGAGACGCAGCGCGTGCAGATCAACGGCAACT
It contains:
- the LOC122785259 gene encoding cilia- and flagella-associated protein 20-like — translated: MFEDSFQSGSLSILYSVGNKPLQGWDTKVKIGHIKRITDEDIDSSVLELAGTNINTTFITCPADPHMTLGIRLPFMVMIIKNLKKHFSFEVLAADDKNVCRRFRASTYVSTTKLNPYNCTMPLRLTDGWNYIQFNLADFIEKLYGTQYVETQRVQINGNCRIRRVYFSDKFDAEEDFPEDFENDLPIHNQQVKQQLAPLPQKEEECGGAMVVTPHEKGS